The sequence TCGCTTAAAACACTATTACGTTAGGGCCAATGCAAAAAAATGCCAGGAATATTGATCATTACAATATTGATGTGATTTTTTCGGTAGGATATAGAGTTAAATCTCAAAGTGGAACTCAATTTCGAATATGGGTAAGTAGAATATTAAAAAAATATTTAGTTGAAGGTTTTGCAATAAACGTAAAACGTTTACAATAAAAGCTAAACAATTAAATGAATTAAAAAATAAAAATTTAGGAGAAATATTTTATTCGTTGTAACTTTAATTGTATTAAATCCATGCTATTAAAAATAGTAAAAATGAAAAATTTTAATATATATATTCTATTTACAGCATTATCGATTATAGGATTATCAATTTATTATTTTATTTGCATCCAATCAAAACAAACTGAGTTCAATTTTGAATTTGAAAACAAGAAAGCCAAGTATAACAATCCCGATAAATTTTATGAATACCACGCAGCTATTAGAACAGGTGCTAATGAAGAAAAACCAAGTTATCCATTCAATTATAGATATACTGAGATTCAAAAAGCAAAAAAAACAGCAAAAAAATCTGTAAATAAAAATATAGTATGGACAGAAAGAGGTCCTGGTAATGTTCCGGGAAGAACAAGAACTATCATAATTGATCCGGATGATCCAGTAAAAAACACATGGTACGCTGGTTCTGTTGGTGGAGGGATATGGAAAACCATAAATGCAGGCGAATCTTGGGAAAATATGACCCCTGATTTAGCTAACCTTGTAATTTCAACCATGGAAATGGCTGCATCTAATCATAATGTAATTTATGCAGGTACCGGTGAAATGGGATTTATAAGTCAATATTATGAAATTGGTGGAAGTGGAATTTTTAAATCTAATGATAGGGGATTAACATGGAGTTTGTTAGAATCTACAAACAATAATAATTTTCAATCTGTAACCCGTTTAATTGTTGATCCGGAAGATGACAACATTGTTATAGCAAGTACATATACAGACCTAAATACTAATATTGTCAGAACAAACGATGGTGGAGAAAGCTGGGATATTGTTCATTCTATTGTGCACAAAAATATTACACAAGTGATTGCAACACCCGGAAATTTCGATGTTTTATTTGCTGCAGTATATGGTAGTGGAGTTTTAAAATCTGTTGACAGGGGATTAAGCTGGAATTTAGTCTCAAATGGATTTTCTGGTCATATGCGAATAGAGCTGGCTATTGCAAAAAATAATACAGATATTATTTATGCTTCCGTTGACGGAGCAGGAAATAAATCTGATTTATACATTTCATTAGATGCAGGAGAAAACTGGGATTTAGTTGAAGAAGCACAGGGAGATCCGCCAAACTGGCTTGAAAATCAAGGAGGTTTTGATAATACAATTACAGTCAATCCCTTTGAAGATCATATAGTTTATGTGGGCGGGATTAAATTGTGGAAAATAATTATTGAAGGCATTGAAGTAGGCATTTTAAACGACATTGTTAAAACAACTCAACTTATGTCAATTGCAAATAATGTTGTACATGATGATCAACATTATATTAATAGCATTATTGGAGAAGAAGAAAATGAATTTCGCTTAATAGTTGGTAACGATGGAGGTATTTATTATTCAAATTATGGAATCGATCCAGGTTTTACAGTTGGAGTATGGACAATGGCAGGAATGACTTATAATACTTCTCAATTTTATGGTTTGGATAAATACCCTGGCGAAAATATATACATTGGCGGCACTCAGGATAATGGAACATGGCGTTCAACTTTGGATGCAAATGCTAATTCTTACTGGGAACATATTAATGGTGGAGACGGTTTTGAATGTATAGTAAATTATAATGATCCCTTAAAAATAATTGTTAGTTCACAATATAATTATTTTGTAAGAACCATTGATGGTGGTCAAAACGTAGAAAATGCAACCACTGGATTAATTGGCAATAGTCCATTTATCTCAAGGCTGGCAGGATCTAAAAGTGATCCGGAATTAATTTATACAGTAACATCTGAAGGAGTTGGACGCACTGATAATTTTGCGGAGGACTGGGTAATGACATATCCTAACGGAAATTGGATTTATAATCCATTTAGTATTGATATTACTGTCTCTATTGCAAATCCTCAAATTGTTTGGGCTGGAGCATACATGTTAAATGATTATCACATTTTCGTATCAACAAATGGTGGTAACACTTTTGAAGAAACAAATAATTTTAAGAATATAGGAATGGTTACTGGTCTGGAAACTCATCCGCTTAATGAAAATGAAGCTTTTGCATTATTCTCGATAAATAATGAAGCTAAAATTATACGTACATACGATTTAGGACAAAACTGGGAAGATATTTCTGGTTTTGATGAATCGAGCCAAAGTACCGGTTTCCCAAATGCTGCTGTGTATAGCTTACTTGTAATGCCTTATGATACTTCAGTAATATGGGCTGGAACTGATATTGGTTTATTTGAATCAACTAATAATGGATTATCGTGGGCGTATATTGATAACGGATTACCGGCAGTTACTATTTGGCAAATGGGAATAGTAAATGATCAGATTATTTTTGGAACTCATGGCAGAGGCATTTGGAGTGCAACTGTTCCTGAACTTGAAGGTTATGAGCCACCTAAGGTTGTTTTAGCGCCTATTGTTAGGCGTTTAACTCAAGTACCAGCTAATAATATATATCCAAAGGTTGAAGCAGAAATATATTTACGCGAAAGTTACGATTCTACTCGAGTATGTTTTAACAATAAATATCACTCAACAATTGAAGGAAATACTACTGAAAACATTTTAATAGAAACGTTTTCCATCGTTAATGTTGATAATAACTATTCCAATAACTTAAAAATCTATTTAATTGCATTTAAAGATGGAAAGGAATTCTACTCAGGAAATCGCTCAATAGATGACGTGGTTCAATTTTTACAATCACATAATGAATATGAAACAGATTTCGAAAATGCATTGGAAGACTTTTCAATGGATGGATTAACTATTCAGGAGAGTACAGGGTTTGATGGAAAAGCAATACACAGTCAACATAATTATATTGACCTTGAGGATGGCAGTATCGTTTTAAGATATCCAATTATAGTTAAAGAAAGTAATGCCTTTCTCGAATACAAAGACATTGCATTGGTACAACCCGGTGAATCAGGATCAGTCTATGGAGAGATTGCTTTTTTGGATTATGTTGTAATTGAAGCATCAACAGATGGTGTTAATTGGATTTCTCTTGAAGATGGATATGATGCAAGATATGATGCGGACTGGAGTTCTGCTTATTCTAATGGGAATATAGGAACTCCAGATTTATTTGTAGAACATTTTATTGATTTACATGATAATTTTTCAGCCATGGATACAATTGCTATCCGATTCAGGTTAAATGATTTTGGATCACCATATTCTTGGGGTTGGGTTATAGATGATCTTAAAATTCAAACCACTGGATTAAAAATCAATAAAGTAAGTTCAAATAGAAATCTAATAAAAGTATTTCCAAATCCGGGTGGTGGTATTTTTAATATTGAAATAAATGATTTATTTGGAATTATACAATCTATTGAAGTTTACAATAATTCAGGTAGACTCGTAAAGGCTTTTGATGAATATTCATCTAGCATAGATTTAACAGATCAAAATCCAGGTATTTATTATCTGAGAATTTCAAATGAAACAGATTATATAAGTAGGAAAGTTCAGATTATCAAATAATTAATAAAAATGCACAGGCCCTAACAATGTATATAAATAATAGCCGGTTTTGTAGTAATATCAAGGGCTGTAGCCCGCTTCAACTTCGGTGCGTCCTGATAGTGAAATCTCCCGCATTCGGCTACTATTCATATACTCACCGTCAGACTGTCTAAAAACCATAAAATATTAGCAATTTGGTTAATATAGGAAAATATAAAATACTGTAAAATAAATATTTAACTAATTACTGCTTCCAAAAAAACATAAAAATTTAAGTTTTTAGACAAACTGCTGTTGGCAATAATTATTAAAAGACAAGTACTATGATTAAAATAATAA is a genomic window of Bacteroidales bacterium containing:
- a CDS encoding T9SS type A sorting domain-containing protein; its protein translation is MKNFNIYILFTALSIIGLSIYYFICIQSKQTEFNFEFENKKAKYNNPDKFYEYHAAIRTGANEEKPSYPFNYRYTEIQKAKKTAKKSVNKNIVWTERGPGNVPGRTRTIIIDPDDPVKNTWYAGSVGGGIWKTINAGESWENMTPDLANLVISTMEMAASNHNVIYAGTGEMGFISQYYEIGGSGIFKSNDRGLTWSLLESTNNNNFQSVTRLIVDPEDDNIVIASTYTDLNTNIVRTNDGGESWDIVHSIVHKNITQVIATPGNFDVLFAAVYGSGVLKSVDRGLSWNLVSNGFSGHMRIELAIAKNNTDIIYASVDGAGNKSDLYISLDAGENWDLVEEAQGDPPNWLENQGGFDNTITVNPFEDHIVYVGGIKLWKIIIEGIEVGILNDIVKTTQLMSIANNVVHDDQHYINSIIGEEENEFRLIVGNDGGIYYSNYGIDPGFTVGVWTMAGMTYNTSQFYGLDKYPGENIYIGGTQDNGTWRSTLDANANSYWEHINGGDGFECIVNYNDPLKIIVSSQYNYFVRTIDGGQNVENATTGLIGNSPFISRLAGSKSDPELIYTVTSEGVGRTDNFAEDWVMTYPNGNWIYNPFSIDITVSIANPQIVWAGAYMLNDYHIFVSTNGGNTFEETNNFKNIGMVTGLETHPLNENEAFALFSINNEAKIIRTYDLGQNWEDISGFDESSQSTGFPNAAVYSLLVMPYDTSVIWAGTDIGLFESTNNGLSWAYIDNGLPAVTIWQMGIVNDQIIFGTHGRGIWSATVPELEGYEPPKVVLAPIVRRLTQVPANNIYPKVEAEIYLRESYDSTRVCFNNKYHSTIEGNTTENILIETFSIVNVDNNYSNNLKIYLIAFKDGKEFYSGNRSIDDVVQFLQSHNEYETDFENALEDFSMDGLTIQESTGFDGKAIHSQHNYIDLEDGSIVLRYPIIVKESNAFLEYKDIALVQPGESGSVYGEIAFLDYVVIEASTDGVNWISLEDGYDARYDADWSSAYSNGNIGTPDLFVEHFIDLHDNFSAMDTIAIRFRLNDFGSPYSWGWVIDDLKIQTTGLKINKVSSNRNLIKVFPNPGGGIFNIEINDLFGIIQSIEVYNNSGRLVKAFDEYSSSIDLTDQNPGIYYLRISNETDYISRKVQIIK
- a CDS encoding virulence RhuM family protein, translated to MQKNARNIDHYNIDVIFSVGYRVKSQSGTQFRIWVSRILKKYLVEGFAINVKRLQ